A window of the Archocentrus centrarchus isolate MPI-CPG fArcCen1 chromosome 17, fArcCen1, whole genome shotgun sequence genome harbors these coding sequences:
- the eif4g1a gene encoding eukaryotic translation initiation factor 4 gamma 1a isoform X2, which translates to MSKPPQPIAGPTSVPNPAPSPGLAQAAYGPGQPASLVFATPPPPQMNSAPQPRQFATGPRTLHQQGGYRALQSYYQNRPTMAASAPRVQGNSGPRPVTATHVYQPGSQMMMIPQQQLPFASSTQSYFISPGQYRTPYMTPTQQYPVTSGTAGFYPGTSPAEYTPYGAYYPAQPQYSPSVQPSAVMLSTQQQQQAPPPQQPPAQSQGPPKRERKPIRIRDPNQGGRDITEEIMSGGRSSTTPTPQAPDVSPAQTNGEIAQPATTPTRRDENAEHPASVETPPPCATANAEPVLESKQEVDSQIAPPTELAAQSVAPVATTEVPCTLIKDQQSPPSLPPGAPLTTTPAEVVNKVSTNVGDTVDAPVATSQSLAAPEAPVKMEEPLAAPAQAENAPVKEETKTEEVKKLEKEEQVPSTKLEPAVEVAAIVSSNVEKEEMAPKTAPEVSQPPPPVLESAAPQTQNADLCSTPEPESTQVETAEPVLPNGLPQETEELPKDNEFSDTTPHKKPEASQSQESTPMAKTATAAQEVKEEAEEKEEEWKKTSEDTPPASVSCPEEPTMQAATSVPKKRKNMKELNKKEAIGNLLDAFTEEQGAKPASEPSSTQANPPAPAPAPAPAPAEPPAEVADETWEQKEDKQNAEPDKSKATPEPTEQKYQFKQEQWKPINPEEKKRYDREFLLRCQFISASMHKPEGLPVISDVVLDKVNKTPLRPADPARLMSAGPDFTPSYLGNLGSRSMGGPRGLLPGPRRSQQGQRKDRKIISSMSLNDDVQLSKAEKAWKPSVKKPTRVRGEEPEEDEPEQAKTQELFKRLRSILNKLTPQKFQELMKQVTELTIDTEERLKGAIDLIFEKAISEPNFSVAYANMCRCLMGLKVPTSDKPGVFVNFRKLLLNRCQKEFEKDQDDDEIFEKKQKELEAAKDDDERERFRVELEEARDKARRRSLGNIKFIGELFKLKMLTEPIMHDCVVKLLKNHDEESLECLCRLLSTIGKDLDFEKAKPRMDQYFNQMDKIIKERKTSSRIRFMLQDVLDLRKNNWVPRRGDQGPKTIDQIHKEAEMEEHREQIKVQQQLMSKKESGGRMGGSMGGRGPHTPGGGRVSQPQDEGWNTVPISKNRPIDTTRLSKITKPGAMDFNNQLLAPGGKGMWGSWGKGSSGGSGAKPASGDQDSGRPATSTLNRFSALQSGSLLSSADTDRRVPQRSSSSRERGSDRDRSDRNREQFDRFDRNEGREGNQITKRSFSRESQERGGRGGDSRASTEPVRRVASMTDSRDRGSRDRGSRDRGSRDRGSRDRGSRDRGSRDRGSRDRGPDFVPAKRESVPTPPPSLPKPSLTEEEVEKKSNAIIEEYLHINDVKEALQCVAELNSTSLLYVFVRNGVESTLERSTIAREHMGLLLHRLVKAGTLPTQQYYKGLQEILEVAEDMAIDIPHIWLYLAELITPMLHEGGIPMGQLFREISKPLVPLGKAGVLLVQILKLLCKEMTPKKVGALWTEAGLNWNDFLAKDKDVNKFVTDQNVEFTMGEEMESKEVGKKKVLTGEEISRQLDRLFQDKANNQRIRDWIEANLDEQQTASNQFVRALMTSVCQSAIICDNPYKLDAQEISQRASLLQRYLYDEQKELQALYALQALMVHMEQPANLLRMFFDALYDEDVIKEEAFYEWESSKDPAEQTGKGVALKSVTAFFTWLREAEEESDKD; encoded by the exons ATGAGCAAACCACCACAGCCTATAGCGGGACCTACTTCTGTCCCCAATCCTGCCCCTTCCCCTGGATTGGCACAG GCTGCCTACGGCCCTGGACAGCCAGCTTCTCTTGTTTTTGCCACCCCTCCACCTCCACAAATGAACTCTGCACCGCAGCCAAGACAG TTTGCTACTGGGCCCCGTACTTTACATCAACAG GGTGGATACAGAGCATTACAG agttACTATCAGAACCGACCCACCATGGCCGCCAGTGCTCCACGGGTACAGGGAAATAGTGGCCCTCGACCTGTTACAGCTACTCATGTCTACCAGCCCGGCTCACAAATGATGATGATTCCCCAGCAGCAGCTGCCTTTTGCCAGCTCTACTCAGAGCTACTTCATTTCCCCTGGACAG TACCGGACCCCATACATGACTCCTACCCAGCAGTATCCCGTGACCAGCGGCACAGCAGGCTTCTACCCAGGAACTAGCCCTGCTGAATACACTCCTTATG GAGCATACTATCCAGCTCAGCCTCAGTACTCCCCATCTGTCCAGCCTTCAGCGGTCATGCTCTCCACCCAGCAACAGCAACAAGCTCCGCCTCCTCAGCAACCCCCTGCACAGTCACAAGGCCCACCGAAGAGAGAACGCAAACCG ATAAGAATACGAGACCCCAACCAGGGTGGGCGTGATATCACAGAGGAGATCATGTCAGGTGGAAGGTCCTCCACCACACCGACTCCACAG GCACCAGATGTAAGTCCTGCACAGACCAATGGTGAAATTGCTCAGCCTGCGACTACACCGACGAGAAGAG ATGAAAATGCAGAGCACCCTGCTAGTGTTGAAACCCCTCCTCCTTGTGCTACGGCAAATGCAGAGCCTGTGTTGGAgtccaaacaggaagtggacagCCAAATAGCACCGCCTACTGAGTTAGCTGCACAATCTGTAGCCCCTGTAGCTACTACTGAGGTGCCATGCACACTGATAAAGGACCAGCAGTCTCCCCCTTCCCTCCCTCCAGGAGCACCGTTGACCACTACTCCTGCTGAGGTAGTAAATAAAGTCAGCACCAACGTTGGCGATACAGTTGACGCTCCTGTCGCAACGTCACAATCTTTAGCAGCGCCAGAAGCTCCTGTGAAAATGGAGGAACCACTGGCTGCTCCAGCTCAAGCTGAGAATGCTCCagtaaaagaagaaacaaaaacagaggaagTCAAAAAATTGGAAAAAGAAGAGCAGGTGCCCAGCACTAAGTTGGAGCCTGCAGTTGAGGTTGCAGCAATAGTTTCCTCTAATGTGGAGAAAGAAGAAATGGCTCCAAAAACAGCACCTGAAGTTTCCCAGCCTCCCCCACCTGTATTGGAATCTGCTGCCCCACAGACCCAGAATGCTGATCTGTGCTCTACCCCTGAGCCTGAATCTACACAAGTCGAGACAGCAGAGCCCGTTCTCCCCAACGGTCTTCCTCAGGAGACCGAAGAACTGCCCAAGGATAATGAATTTTCAGACACTACACCCCACAAAAAGCCAGAAGCTTCTCAATCTCAGGAATCCACACCTATGGctaaaacagcaacagcagcccaGGAGGTGAAGGAAGAGGCcgaagagaaggaggaagagtgGAAGAAGACAAGTGAGGATACCCCTCCTGCCTCTGTTAGCTGCCCAGAAGAACCTACTATGCAAG CTGCTACGTCTGTgccaaagaagaggaagaacatGAAAGAGTTAAACAAGAAGGAGGCCATCGGTAACCTCCTGGATGCCTTCACAGAG GAGCAAGGTGCCAAGCCTGCCTCTGAACCCTCGTCCACTCAGGCCAAccctccagctccagctccagctccagctccagctccagctgaACCTCCTGCTGAAGTGGCAGATGAGACCTGGGAGCAGAAAGAGGACAAGCAGAATGCAGAACCTGACAAGTCTAAAGCCACACCTGAGCCAACTGAGCAGAAATACCAATTCAAACAAG AACAATGGAAGCCGATAAACCCAGAGGAGAAGAAGCGGTACGACAGGGAGTTCCTCCTGCGCTGCCAGTTCATCAGTGCCAGTATGCACAAGCCTGAGGGCCTGCCTGTTATCAGTGACGTGGTGTTGGATAAG GTGAACAAGACTCCACTACGACCTGCTGACCCAGCTCGCCTGATGAGTGCTGGTCCTGATTTTACTCCCTCATATTTGGGGAACCTTGGGAGCAGATCAATGGgaggacctcgaggcctg CTACCTGGGCCCCGTCGCTCTCAGCAGGGGCAAcgtaaagacagaaaaattatCAGCAGCATGTCGCTAAATGACGACGTGCAGCTCAGCAAGGCCGAGAAGGCCTGGAAGCCCTCTGTGAAAAAGCCCACCCGTGTCCGTGGTGAGGAGCCTGAAGAAGATGAGCCAGAGCAGGCCAAGACTCAAGAGCTGTTCAAGCGTCTGCGGAGCATCCTCAACAAGCTGACACCTCAGAAGTTTCAGGAGTTGATGAAACAGGTGACAGAGCTGACGATAGACACGGAAGAGAGACTGAAGGGAGCCATTGACCTCATTTTTGAGAAGGCCATCTCAGAGCCCAATTTCTCTGTGGCCTACGCCAACATGTGCCGCTGCCTTATGGGG CTGAAAGTCCCCACCTCAGACAAACCAGGAGTTTTTGTGAACTTCCGCAAACTGCTGCTCAACCGCTGCCAGAAGGAGTTTGAGAAGGACCAGGATGATGATGAGATCTTTGAGAAAAAGCAAAAGGAGTTGGAGGCTGCCAAAGAT GATGATGAGCGTGAGCGCTTCAgggtggagctggaggaggccAGAGATAAAGCTCGACGCCGCTCACTGGGCAACATAAAGTTCATTGGTGAACTGTTTAAGCTTAAAATGCTGACAGAGCCAATCATGCATGATTGTGTCGTGAAACTACTAAAGAATCATGATGAAGAGTCTCTCGAGTGTCTCTGCAGACTGCTGTCCACTATTGGTAAAGACCTGGATTTTGAGAAGGCAAAG CCCCGTATGGATCAGTATTTCAATCAGATGGACAAGATTATTAAAGAGAGAAAGACTTCATCAAGAATCCGCTTCATGCTGCAAGATGTTTTGGACCTCAGAAAG AATAACTGGGTGCCTCGTAGAGGAGATCAGGGTCCTAAAACAATTGACCAAATTCACAAGGAGGCAGAGATGGAGGAGCACAGGGAACAGATCaaagtccagcagcagctcatgTCTAAGAAGGAAAGCGGCGGCAGGATGGGAGGAAGCATGGGTGGCAGAGGCCCTCACACACCAGGAGGTGGCCGGGTTAGCCAGCCTCAGGATGAGGGGTGGAACACAGTCCCGATCTCCAAGAACAGACCCATCGACACCACCCGCCTTAGCAAAATCACAAAG CCTGGTGCTATGGATTTCAACAATCAGCTGTTAGCTCCAGGTGGCAAAGGCATGTGGGGCAGCTGGGGAAAAGGCAGCAGCGGAGGAAGTGGAGCTAAACCAGCGAGTGGAGATCAGG ACTCTGGCCGTCCGGCTACCAGCACTCTCAACCGCTTCTCTGCCCTACAGTCTGGGTCATTGTTGTCTTCAGCAGACACTGATCGCAGAGTTCCTCAAAG ATCGAGTTCGAGCCGCGAACGTGGGAGTGACAGGGACAGGAGCGACCGCAACAGGGAACAATTTGACCGATTCGATCGCAACGAGGGACGGGAAGGGAACCAAATCACCAAGAGAAGTTTCAGCAGAGAGTCGCAGGAGCGTGGTGGGAGGGGAGGAGACAGCAGGGCTTCGACTGAACCTGTGCGTCGCGTCGCCAGCATGACAGACAGTCGGGACAGAGGAAGCAGGGACAGAGGAAGCAGGGACAGAGGAAGCAGGGACAGAGGAAGCAGGGACAGAGGAAGCAGggacagaggaagcagagacagaggaagcaGGGACAGAGGTCCTGACTTTGTCCCAG ctaagCGTGAGAGTGTTCCcactcctcctccatctctccctAAACCTTCTTTGACTgaagaggaggtggagaagAAGTCGAATGCCATCATTGAAGAATACCTCCACATCAATGATGTCAAG GAGGCGTTGCAGTGTGTGGCAGAGCTTAATAGCACCTCACTGCTCTATGTGTTTGTGCGGAACGGTGTGGAGTCGACACTTGAAAGAAGCACCATTGCTCGGGAGCACATGGGCTTGTTGCTGCACCGGCTTGTAAAGGCAGGGACTTTGCCCACACAGCAGTACTACAAAGG GCTACAAGAGATCCTGGAGGTAGCAGAAGACATGGCCATAGATATACCTCACATCTGGCTCTACCTGGCTGAGCTTATTACGCCTATGCTCCACGAGGGAGGAATCCCTATGGGACAGCTCTTCAG GGAGATCTCAAAGCCTCTTGTGCCTCTGGGGAAGGCCGGCGTGCTGCTGGTACAGATCCTCAAGTTGCTTTGTAAAGAAATG ACCCCCAAGAAGGTCGGGGCTTTGTGGACAGAGGCGGGGCTGAATTGGAATGACTTCTTGGCCAAAGACAAAGACGTTAACAAGTTTGTCACCGATCAG AATGTGGAGTTCACCATGGGAGAGGAGATGGAGTCAAAAGAGGTTGGTAAGAAGAAGGTCCTCACTGGAGAGGAGATCAGCAGACAGCTGGACAGACTCTTCCAGGACAAGGCCAACAATCAGCGCATCAGAGACTGGAtcgag gCTAACTTGGACGAGCAGCAGACTGCTTCGAACCAGTTTGTACGAGCATTGATGACATCAGTGTGCCAGTCTGCTATCATAT GTGACAACCCATACAAGTTGGATGCACAGGAGATCAGCCAGAGAGCCTCTCTGCTGCAGAGATACCTGTACGACGAGCAGAAAGAGCTGCAGGCCCTTTACGCCCTCCAGGCTCTGATGGTGCACATGGAGCAGCCTGCAA acCTGCTGCGGATGTTCTTCGACGCCTTGTACGACGAGGACGTTATTAAAGAGGAGGCCTTCTACGAGTgggaatccagcaaagaccccGCCGAGCAGACAGGCAAAGGTGTGGCCTTGAAGTCAGTCACCGCCTTCTTCACTTGGCTCCGCGAGGCCGAGGAGGAGTCTGATAAGGACTAA
- the eif4g1a gene encoding eukaryotic translation initiation factor 4 gamma 1a isoform X3, protein MSKPPQPIAGPTSVPNPAPSPGLAQAAYGPGQPASLVFATPPPPQMNSAPQPRQSYYQNRPTMAASAPRVQGNSGPRPVTATHVYQPGSQMMMIPQQQLPFASSTQSYFISPGQYRTPYMTPTQQYPVTSGTAGFYPGTSPAEYTPYAGAYYPAQPQYSPSVQPSAVMLSTQQQQQAPPPQQPPAQSQGPPKRERKPIRIRDPNQGGRDITEEIMSGGRSSTTPTPQAPDVSPAQTNGEIAQPATTPTRRDENAEHPASVETPPPCATANAEPVLESKQEVDSQIAPPTELAAQSVAPVATTEVPCTLIKDQQSPPSLPPGAPLTTTPAEVVNKVSTNVGDTVDAPVATSQSLAAPEAPVKMEEPLAAPAQAENAPVKEETKTEEVKKLEKEEQVPSTKLEPAVEVAAIVSSNVEKEEMAPKTAPEVSQPPPPVLESAAPQTQNADLCSTPEPESTQVETAEPVLPNGLPQETEELPKDNEFSDTTPHKKPEASQSQESTPMAKTATAAQEVKEEAEEKEEEWKKTSEDTPPASVSCPEEPTMQAATSVPKKRKNMKELNKKEAIGNLLDAFTEEQGAKPASEPSSTQANPPAPAPAPAPAPAEPPAEVADETWEQKEDKQNAEPDKSKATPEPTEQKYQFKQEQWKPINPEEKKRYDREFLLRCQFISASMHKPEGLPVISDVVLDKVNKTPLRPADPARLMSAGPDFTPSYLGNLGSRSMGGPRGLLPGPRRSQQGQRKDRKIISSMSLNDDVQLSKAEKAWKPSVKKPTRVRGEEPEEDEPEQAKTQELFKRLRSILNKLTPQKFQELMKQVTELTIDTEERLKGAIDLIFEKAISEPNFSVAYANMCRCLMGLKVPTSDKPGVFVNFRKLLLNRCQKEFEKDQDDDEIFEKKQKELEAAKDDDERERFRVELEEARDKARRRSLGNIKFIGELFKLKMLTEPIMHDCVVKLLKNHDEESLECLCRLLSTIGKDLDFEKAKPRMDQYFNQMDKIIKERKTSSRIRFMLQDVLDLRKNNWVPRRGDQGPKTIDQIHKEAEMEEHREQIKVQQQLMSKKESGGRMGGSMGGRGPHTPGGGRVSQPQDEGWNTVPISKNRPIDTTRLSKITKPGAMDFNNQLLAPGGKGMWGSWGKGSSGGSGAKPASGDQDSGRPATSTLNRFSALQSGSLLSSADTDRRVPQRSSSSRERGSDRDRSDRNREQFDRFDRNEGREGNQITKRSFSRESQERGGRGGDSRASTEPVRRVASMTDSRDRGSRDRGSRDRGSRDRGSRDRGSRDRGSRDRGSRDRGPDFVPAKRESVPTPPPSLPKPSLTEEEVEKKSNAIIEEYLHINDVKEALQCVAELNSTSLLYVFVRNGVESTLERSTIAREHMGLLLHRLVKAGTLPTQQYYKGLQEILEVAEDMAIDIPHIWLYLAELITPMLHEGGIPMGQLFREISKPLVPLGKAGVLLVQILKLLCKEMTPKKVGALWTEAGLNWNDFLAKDKDVNKFVTDQNVEFTMGEEMESKEVGKKKVLTGEEISRQLDRLFQDKANNQRIRDWIEANLDEQQTASNQFVRALMTSVCQSAIICDNPYKLDAQEISQRASLLQRYLYDEQKELQALYALQALMVHMEQPANLLRMFFDALYDEDVIKEEAFYEWESSKDPAEQTGKGVALKSVTAFFTWLREAEEESDKD, encoded by the exons ATGAGCAAACCACCACAGCCTATAGCGGGACCTACTTCTGTCCCCAATCCTGCCCCTTCCCCTGGATTGGCACAG GCTGCCTACGGCCCTGGACAGCCAGCTTCTCTTGTTTTTGCCACCCCTCCACCTCCACAAATGAACTCTGCACCGCAGCCAAGACAG agttACTATCAGAACCGACCCACCATGGCCGCCAGTGCTCCACGGGTACAGGGAAATAGTGGCCCTCGACCTGTTACAGCTACTCATGTCTACCAGCCCGGCTCACAAATGATGATGATTCCCCAGCAGCAGCTGCCTTTTGCCAGCTCTACTCAGAGCTACTTCATTTCCCCTGGACAG TACCGGACCCCATACATGACTCCTACCCAGCAGTATCCCGTGACCAGCGGCACAGCAGGCTTCTACCCAGGAACTAGCCCTGCTGAATACACTCCTTATG CAGGAGCATACTATCCAGCTCAGCCTCAGTACTCCCCATCTGTCCAGCCTTCAGCGGTCATGCTCTCCACCCAGCAACAGCAACAAGCTCCGCCTCCTCAGCAACCCCCTGCACAGTCACAAGGCCCACCGAAGAGAGAACGCAAACCG ATAAGAATACGAGACCCCAACCAGGGTGGGCGTGATATCACAGAGGAGATCATGTCAGGTGGAAGGTCCTCCACCACACCGACTCCACAG GCACCAGATGTAAGTCCTGCACAGACCAATGGTGAAATTGCTCAGCCTGCGACTACACCGACGAGAAGAG ATGAAAATGCAGAGCACCCTGCTAGTGTTGAAACCCCTCCTCCTTGTGCTACGGCAAATGCAGAGCCTGTGTTGGAgtccaaacaggaagtggacagCCAAATAGCACCGCCTACTGAGTTAGCTGCACAATCTGTAGCCCCTGTAGCTACTACTGAGGTGCCATGCACACTGATAAAGGACCAGCAGTCTCCCCCTTCCCTCCCTCCAGGAGCACCGTTGACCACTACTCCTGCTGAGGTAGTAAATAAAGTCAGCACCAACGTTGGCGATACAGTTGACGCTCCTGTCGCAACGTCACAATCTTTAGCAGCGCCAGAAGCTCCTGTGAAAATGGAGGAACCACTGGCTGCTCCAGCTCAAGCTGAGAATGCTCCagtaaaagaagaaacaaaaacagaggaagTCAAAAAATTGGAAAAAGAAGAGCAGGTGCCCAGCACTAAGTTGGAGCCTGCAGTTGAGGTTGCAGCAATAGTTTCCTCTAATGTGGAGAAAGAAGAAATGGCTCCAAAAACAGCACCTGAAGTTTCCCAGCCTCCCCCACCTGTATTGGAATCTGCTGCCCCACAGACCCAGAATGCTGATCTGTGCTCTACCCCTGAGCCTGAATCTACACAAGTCGAGACAGCAGAGCCCGTTCTCCCCAACGGTCTTCCTCAGGAGACCGAAGAACTGCCCAAGGATAATGAATTTTCAGACACTACACCCCACAAAAAGCCAGAAGCTTCTCAATCTCAGGAATCCACACCTATGGctaaaacagcaacagcagcccaGGAGGTGAAGGAAGAGGCcgaagagaaggaggaagagtgGAAGAAGACAAGTGAGGATACCCCTCCTGCCTCTGTTAGCTGCCCAGAAGAACCTACTATGCAAG CTGCTACGTCTGTgccaaagaagaggaagaacatGAAAGAGTTAAACAAGAAGGAGGCCATCGGTAACCTCCTGGATGCCTTCACAGAG GAGCAAGGTGCCAAGCCTGCCTCTGAACCCTCGTCCACTCAGGCCAAccctccagctccagctccagctccagctccagctccagctgaACCTCCTGCTGAAGTGGCAGATGAGACCTGGGAGCAGAAAGAGGACAAGCAGAATGCAGAACCTGACAAGTCTAAAGCCACACCTGAGCCAACTGAGCAGAAATACCAATTCAAACAAG AACAATGGAAGCCGATAAACCCAGAGGAGAAGAAGCGGTACGACAGGGAGTTCCTCCTGCGCTGCCAGTTCATCAGTGCCAGTATGCACAAGCCTGAGGGCCTGCCTGTTATCAGTGACGTGGTGTTGGATAAG GTGAACAAGACTCCACTACGACCTGCTGACCCAGCTCGCCTGATGAGTGCTGGTCCTGATTTTACTCCCTCATATTTGGGGAACCTTGGGAGCAGATCAATGGgaggacctcgaggcctg CTACCTGGGCCCCGTCGCTCTCAGCAGGGGCAAcgtaaagacagaaaaattatCAGCAGCATGTCGCTAAATGACGACGTGCAGCTCAGCAAGGCCGAGAAGGCCTGGAAGCCCTCTGTGAAAAAGCCCACCCGTGTCCGTGGTGAGGAGCCTGAAGAAGATGAGCCAGAGCAGGCCAAGACTCAAGAGCTGTTCAAGCGTCTGCGGAGCATCCTCAACAAGCTGACACCTCAGAAGTTTCAGGAGTTGATGAAACAGGTGACAGAGCTGACGATAGACACGGAAGAGAGACTGAAGGGAGCCATTGACCTCATTTTTGAGAAGGCCATCTCAGAGCCCAATTTCTCTGTGGCCTACGCCAACATGTGCCGCTGCCTTATGGGG CTGAAAGTCCCCACCTCAGACAAACCAGGAGTTTTTGTGAACTTCCGCAAACTGCTGCTCAACCGCTGCCAGAAGGAGTTTGAGAAGGACCAGGATGATGATGAGATCTTTGAGAAAAAGCAAAAGGAGTTGGAGGCTGCCAAAGAT GATGATGAGCGTGAGCGCTTCAgggtggagctggaggaggccAGAGATAAAGCTCGACGCCGCTCACTGGGCAACATAAAGTTCATTGGTGAACTGTTTAAGCTTAAAATGCTGACAGAGCCAATCATGCATGATTGTGTCGTGAAACTACTAAAGAATCATGATGAAGAGTCTCTCGAGTGTCTCTGCAGACTGCTGTCCACTATTGGTAAAGACCTGGATTTTGAGAAGGCAAAG CCCCGTATGGATCAGTATTTCAATCAGATGGACAAGATTATTAAAGAGAGAAAGACTTCATCAAGAATCCGCTTCATGCTGCAAGATGTTTTGGACCTCAGAAAG AATAACTGGGTGCCTCGTAGAGGAGATCAGGGTCCTAAAACAATTGACCAAATTCACAAGGAGGCAGAGATGGAGGAGCACAGGGAACAGATCaaagtccagcagcagctcatgTCTAAGAAGGAAAGCGGCGGCAGGATGGGAGGAAGCATGGGTGGCAGAGGCCCTCACACACCAGGAGGTGGCCGGGTTAGCCAGCCTCAGGATGAGGGGTGGAACACAGTCCCGATCTCCAAGAACAGACCCATCGACACCACCCGCCTTAGCAAAATCACAAAG CCTGGTGCTATGGATTTCAACAATCAGCTGTTAGCTCCAGGTGGCAAAGGCATGTGGGGCAGCTGGGGAAAAGGCAGCAGCGGAGGAAGTGGAGCTAAACCAGCGAGTGGAGATCAGG ACTCTGGCCGTCCGGCTACCAGCACTCTCAACCGCTTCTCTGCCCTACAGTCTGGGTCATTGTTGTCTTCAGCAGACACTGATCGCAGAGTTCCTCAAAG ATCGAGTTCGAGCCGCGAACGTGGGAGTGACAGGGACAGGAGCGACCGCAACAGGGAACAATTTGACCGATTCGATCGCAACGAGGGACGGGAAGGGAACCAAATCACCAAGAGAAGTTTCAGCAGAGAGTCGCAGGAGCGTGGTGGGAGGGGAGGAGACAGCAGGGCTTCGACTGAACCTGTGCGTCGCGTCGCCAGCATGACAGACAGTCGGGACAGAGGAAGCAGGGACAGAGGAAGCAGGGACAGAGGAAGCAGGGACAGAGGAAGCAGGGACAGAGGAAGCAGggacagaggaagcagagacagaggaagcaGGGACAGAGGTCCTGACTTTGTCCCAG ctaagCGTGAGAGTGTTCCcactcctcctccatctctccctAAACCTTCTTTGACTgaagaggaggtggagaagAAGTCGAATGCCATCATTGAAGAATACCTCCACATCAATGATGTCAAG GAGGCGTTGCAGTGTGTGGCAGAGCTTAATAGCACCTCACTGCTCTATGTGTTTGTGCGGAACGGTGTGGAGTCGACACTTGAAAGAAGCACCATTGCTCGGGAGCACATGGGCTTGTTGCTGCACCGGCTTGTAAAGGCAGGGACTTTGCCCACACAGCAGTACTACAAAGG GCTACAAGAGATCCTGGAGGTAGCAGAAGACATGGCCATAGATATACCTCACATCTGGCTCTACCTGGCTGAGCTTATTACGCCTATGCTCCACGAGGGAGGAATCCCTATGGGACAGCTCTTCAG GGAGATCTCAAAGCCTCTTGTGCCTCTGGGGAAGGCCGGCGTGCTGCTGGTACAGATCCTCAAGTTGCTTTGTAAAGAAATG ACCCCCAAGAAGGTCGGGGCTTTGTGGACAGAGGCGGGGCTGAATTGGAATGACTTCTTGGCCAAAGACAAAGACGTTAACAAGTTTGTCACCGATCAG AATGTGGAGTTCACCATGGGAGAGGAGATGGAGTCAAAAGAGGTTGGTAAGAAGAAGGTCCTCACTGGAGAGGAGATCAGCAGACAGCTGGACAGACTCTTCCAGGACAAGGCCAACAATCAGCGCATCAGAGACTGGAtcgag gCTAACTTGGACGAGCAGCAGACTGCTTCGAACCAGTTTGTACGAGCATTGATGACATCAGTGTGCCAGTCTGCTATCATAT GTGACAACCCATACAAGTTGGATGCACAGGAGATCAGCCAGAGAGCCTCTCTGCTGCAGAGATACCTGTACGACGAGCAGAAAGAGCTGCAGGCCCTTTACGCCCTCCAGGCTCTGATGGTGCACATGGAGCAGCCTGCAA acCTGCTGCGGATGTTCTTCGACGCCTTGTACGACGAGGACGTTATTAAAGAGGAGGCCTTCTACGAGTgggaatccagcaaagaccccGCCGAGCAGACAGGCAAAGGTGTGGCCTTGAAGTCAGTCACCGCCTTCTTCACTTGGCTCCGCGAGGCCGAGGAGGAGTCTGATAAGGACTAA